The region GATGCAAAAGCGAATACGGATGCTACCACAGAAGAGATTATAATAAATGCAGCAAAAAGATTAATAATGGACAATGATGGATTTAACGCTGTTGATGATGATCCTAATTTTGATGAAGATGCGGATAATAATCCTGCCAACACGCTAGTTATTAGTATGAACACATTGGTTACTAATGGCTATCTTGACGAGGTTCCAGAAAGTCAAGTAGATGGTACAGCATATTCCAATATTACAGTTGTAAGAAGTGGTAATCAATATACTTATACTGTAAACTAATAATAAGGCAACCTCTTGGTTGCCTTTCTTTTTAAGGAGCATACTATGGAAATACTGATAATATTATTCATCATCTTCTCCCTGTTTATCGGGTCGTTTCTTAACGTGGTGGCCCTGAGAATTCCAAAAGGGGAATCCATTGTTTACCCGCCGTCTCACTGTCCTTCATGTAATCAGCGACTTAAACCTTGGGATTTGTTTCCCGTGTTCAGCTATATCTTTTTAAAGGGAAAATGCCGGTATTGCCGCAGGCCGATCTCTGTTCTTTATCCCCTTGGCGAAATATGGACGGCGGTTTTGTTTTTTTTCGCATTTGACCGCTTTGGATTTGACAAGGAATTATGGATTGCCCTTCCCTTTTTGGCTATTCTTTCGGTTATTACCGTTAGTGATTTAAAATATCAGATCATTTCCAATAAAGTGGTCTATTCCGGGATGATTTTATTTCTAATTCTAAGATTCTTTATCCGCCCTTTACCATACATAGACTATATTCTCGGGTTTTTCATTGCCGGGGGGTTGCTCTTTTTGATTGCAGTGATAACCCGGGGCGGAATGGGCGGAGGAGATATCAAATTGATGGCCATGATCGGATTGGTTATGGGCTGGAAAATGGCTTTGCTATCCTTCTTCATCGCTTCTTTTATCGGCGGAATGATTGGAGTTATGCTGTTGTTAACCGGAACCGTCAAGCGAAAAGAACCCATTCCCTTCGGCCCTTTTATTGCCATTGGAACAGCAGTTACCTATTTGTGGGGGGAAGCACTTCTTGATTATTATTTCAATATTTATTCACTATTTTAATATGAATCTTGGCAATCATTCATTTATCATATGTTACACTTAACTATTAGTAGATATAGAAGCGGACTAAAGATTTACACGTTCGCGAGTCGAGTTCTAAGCGAAATATTGATACTATTTTTAGCAGGGAGAGAATTATGGGACTCTTTAATAAATTCCCTTCGTTTTTAGGATTAGAATTTAAGGATGATATGGTTAAAATAATAGAACTGGTTCATCAAAAAAAAGGGTATCAATTGAGGAAAGCCGTCTATTCTCCTCTTTCCAATGGACTTATTCAAAATGGTCACATTCATGATATGGACGGGTTAAGAAAAATGATCAAGCCGTTAATAAAAGGAGAAAAATTTAAATCGAAAAAGGCGGTTCTTGCACTAAAAAGCGAGCAAATTATGCTTAGAACATTAAAACTTCCAAAATTACCTAAGAAGGAATTGGAGAAAGTGATTTTACTAGAATTGGAGAATAACATTCAACTTCCTTTTAGTGACCCTGTTTTTGACTATATTTCATTGCCTCATCAGAATTCAGAAGGAACAGAACAAGAATTATTACTGGTGATTGCTCCGGGGAGTGTGGTAAGGCAATATGTTCAACTCAGCAAATTGCTAGGGTTAAAACCCATTTGCGTAGATGTTCACTCACTTGCCATCTTAAGATTAATGAAATGGATAAGAAAGGAACTTCCAACGACATTTATGTCTGTGAATGTAGGCCATCATGGGGTGGATGTCAGCATATATCACCAAGGAATTTTAAGGTTGACAAGGAATATTTCACTTAGTTCATCGGACTATCTCATCAAATCCCCGGCAATTACCGATGCATTTTCCGCCATTCACTATCTGGAAAACAGTGATGGCCTGAAGTCTTATGCCCAGGATTTGGGACATGAGATTGAAAGGGTCATGAATTTTTATTTGTTTACCTTGAATAATCGTGACCAAAACCTTGATGAGATTGTTCTTTGCGGGGAAGCTCCCAACATTTCGCTGTTAGGTGAGTATTTATCCACAAGATTGCAAGTCCCCGTTCAAGTGGAGGACTGGACAGGATATATCGAAAACCAGACAGATATGGACATCAAGGATATGTCTGTCTTTTCGGTTCCTATTGGTCTGGGTATGAAGGAAGTGAGCAGATGATGGAAATAAACCTCCTACCTCGTGAACCTTTTATCATAAGGAATTTTTACCGTTTGCTTTTTCTGGCTTTTGCTTTGCTTTTGCTTATTTCCGCCATTCTTTTCAAATTTTATGTCTTTCAGCTTGAACAAAAGGATGAATTAACCAGGCAGTTAACCTCAAAAATAGAGCTGAAGCAAAAGATTGAAGAAATCATTTCAAACAATCAAAAGGTGGAGCAAATGGAAAAGCAGATGGCTGATATCAAACGGTATCAGGAAACCGTACTCTCTTTAGACAATAACAGGATAAATTGGGGAATCATATTGGGAGCTGTTAAACAAGCTCTACCAAATGAAAGCCAAATTATTGACATTCAGGTTACAGATCAAGTTCTTGAAGGAAAAGCTGCCTTCCATTCACTGGATGAAGTAGTCTTATTTAGTGAAACCTTAAAGAAGAATGCTTTGGTAGAGGATATTTATATTCAATTCATTGAAAAACCAGAAGCAGAGTTATTGGTTGATTCCGAAAGGAAATCATTCCCTATGTTGTTTGTTCAGCCTAAGGGGAGCAAAGTTGTCCAGTTTACGTTATCCATTAGTAAGAAAAATGCCTCAGGAGAATGATGATGTTGTCACGTAATCCGCTTTCTTTTAAATCGATTTACACAATTCTTGTTTTTTTCACCATTGGAATCCTATTTATCGGGATTGCATTTTGGTGGTATGTGATGCCCAATATCAGGGAAAATGACCGATTGGAACAAGAAATTTCCGCAATTGAGGAGTGGGAACAGATCAACGGTGTGCTCATAAAAAAAGAGGTTCCCGAACCGATTACCAAGGAACAATTGGTCCGGTTAAATGAGATGGTCCCTGTGGAGAGGGAAGTGTCCCGATATTTATACGATATTTATCAAATATTTAACCGTTTGAACTTGGATTTTGAACGGATAAAAATTGAAGAGGAATTGCCCTCAAACCCTTCATTATCAAATGACGTAAAAATTCAGGCGGGAAATGGTGTGATCAATCAATCGACAAATGGTGTAAAAAACCAGGATGCTATTGGATCAAATAAGCAGACTTCCGATAATAACGAAAATAACCTTCCCTATAAAAAAATTATATTTTCCATGACGATCGTAGGTGATTACCAGATCATGCAACAGGTGACGGAAGAATTATGGAAGCTGCCCCGGGTGGTAAAGTTTAACGAGATTAGATACTCTTTTTCAAAACAACCCAATATGTATGAAATTAATTATGTGTTTGAGATTTATTATTATGTGGAGCCTTTTAATAATGGATTGGAAACAAAATCTTTAAATATTCGTATTCCAAATCGTAAACCTATAAATGTGGTTCCATCATATTGGTGAGGGGAAAACCCCTCATTTTTGTTCTATCAATCTCTCATCTCTCATATAAAAATAGTAAAGGGAATTGTCCAAAGGAGAGATGATAGACGTGAACAGTCCTCGAAAAAAGGAATTTCACACAAATATTGCCAATTGGAATAAGCCCTCTTCTCCATTTTATTCGGGGGATGTGAGAAAAGCGGGGAAATTATGGGGGAGTAGAAATAAATGGAAAACGTTTAAGAAAAAAAACAAGAAAAATAAGAGGAAGATATCCTGGAAACAGTCAACCGGGGAATTAATGGGTTCTCCCTTTATGCAGTTGGTCTTCTCTATCCTTGGAGCGGTTGTGGTTGGTTTGGTATTGGGTTTTATGATCCTGTCCATGTTTTCCATTGGCGGAGAAAAGGCGAACTTGTCTTCGAAAGGAAAAATGGGCAATGTTTCTCCGACGGAAGGCAGTGACGTTTCTAATGCGGTACCTTTAGATGATGTTGTGATTAATCCTGCAGATACCGACGGAGAAAAAAGCAATTTGGCCGACAATCCCAAGGGGAATGACATCATCATTCCTGCCAGAACCTATTATGTCATTCAGGGAGGCGTATTTTCGGACCAGAGCGGAGCCCAAATGGTATTGGATACCCACCGCGGGAAGGGTTGGGCAGGTATCGTTGTTCCGGGAAAGGACCAAAACACCTATGCGTTTTATATGGGGGTCACCCAAAACAGGGATGATGCCATTGCTTTGGGTCAGTTTTACAAAGAAAAACAGGTGGAGATTTATGTAAAGGACATAACCTTTCCTGCTCAGATCACCCCTGTTTTCTCTCAGAATTCAGACCAAAATAGTTTCGCTTCCTTCATGGAAAAAGGAGATACTCTCTTTCAACAGATTTCCTCGATCAGTGCCAATGGGGTTGCCGGCGGCGGAATGACGAGCCAATGGGCATCCATCCAGGAAAACCACCGTCTATACCTTGAAGAAGGGAAAAAGATATACAATGTACTATCCGGCGAAAGCCAGTTGATTTTTTCTCAAATGATGAATGATGTTACCAAAGGGGTTACCGCCCTTCAAAGATATCAATCCCAGCCTTCTCCATCCTATTTATGGCAAGCACAGGATGGTTTGCTAAATTATATACTTCATTATCAGCGATGGTTAAAAACTTTACCAAATCAGTAAACAGCCTTACCTGCAAAAAATGTTAAAGATGACATCTTGTCCTTCCTGATCTCATTTGCTACACTTAGGATAGTATTGAAAAAAATGGTATGAAAAACCTGGCAAGTACATTCTAATAATATTGACTAAAGGATATTAAGGTGACTACAAATGACTGAACCATTACGAAAAATTATATTGGCATCTTCATCCCCGCGGAGAAAGGAACTTCTTGGAAATTTGGGCCTTCAGTTTGAGGTGGAAGCCAGTGATGCAGATGAAACCATTTCCGATTTCCTTTCCCCATCAGAGAATGTGATGGAACTGGCCCTCCGTAAGGCAAAGGCCGTCAGTCAATGGAAGAGGGAGGGTATTATTATTGGAGCTGATACCATTGTGGTGTTGGAAAATGAGATACTGGGTAAACCCAGGGATCAAGAGGATGCCTTTTCCATGTTAACTCGGCTCCAGGGAAGAATACATGTGGTGTATAGCGGAGTTGCTTTAATAGACATGGATAATCAAAAGGAAGTGAAAGGCTTTCAATCCACGAAGGTTCATATGGTTCCTCTTGGTTCTGAAGAGATCAAAAGGTATGTTGCCACTGGGGAACCGATGGATAAAGCCGGTTCTTATGCCATTCAGGGAATGGGTGCCACTCTGATTGACTGGATTGAGGGATGCTATTTTAATGTTGTGGGCTTGCCCCTCGCCTTCCTTCGGGAAGAGCTTAAGAAACTGGGAATCCGCATCTTGTAATGGGCATCACGGAAATATTGGGAAGGAATGGGTAAGTCCTCTAAGGAGGAGAAACAATTGAACAACGGATTGTATCAAGGTTGGATGATCCGCGATGTACCGGTTGAGGAGAGGCCAAGGGAAAGATTGATGGAAAAAGGCCCCGAAGCTTTATCCAATGCTGAGCTAATTGCTATCTTGCTTAGGACGGGTTCCAATAATCAGTCTGCCATTTCCTTGGCACAGCAAATCCTTGAAGAAAGGGAAGGGTTAAGAGGTCTGGCTGAGATGTCCTTTCACGACTTAACGCAATGGAAAGGGGTTGGCCCTGCTAAGGCGGTTCAAGTGGTGGCGGGAATTGAATTGGGAAAACGTTTGGCCAAAGCTTTGCCGGAGTCTCGTTATACCATCCGTTCACCCCACGATGCAGCACAATATATGATGGATGAACTTCGCTTTGCCCAACAGGAACATTTTGTCGTTTTGTTTTTAAATACGAAAAATCAGGTGATAGGGAAAAAAATTGTTTTTATCGGCAGTTTAAATGCTTCTATCGTTCATCCGCGGGAAGTATTTCGTGAAGCCATACGAAGAAGCAGCGCCTCCCTCATTTGTTTACATAATCATCCGAGTGGGGATCCCACTCCCAGTCGCGAAGATATTCAAGTGACCAAACGGTTAAAGGAAGCCGGGGAAATTATGGGGATCGAGTTATTGGATCATATCGTCATAGGGGATGGCAATTTTATTAGTTTGAAAGAAAAAGGATATATCTAGGATTCATTTTTTTCGGTATAATAAAAGGAGTGTAAATCAGGCTTGTCCTTTATGGAAGGGAGATACAACAAGATGTTTGGCAGCTTTACGAGAGATTTGGGAATTGATTTGGGAACAGCAAATACGTTGGTTTACGTGAAAGGAAAAGGTATTGTGGTCAGGGAACCTTCTGTGGTTGCCATTCGCACAGACACCAATAACATTGAAGCCGTAGGAAATGCGGCAAAAAATATGATTGGAAGAACTCCTGGCAACATAGTGGCTGTCAGGCCAATGAAGGATGGGGTCATTGCTGATTTTGATACAACGGCAACGATGATGAAATATTTTATCAGACAGGCCCAGAAAAATAAGGGGATTTTTACCAGACGCCCCCATGTTATGGTTTGTGTTCCCTCTGGTATTACTGCTGTGGAAAAAAGAGCGGTGGAAGATGCCACGAAGCAGGCGGGAGCAAGGGAAGCTTATACCATTGAAGAACCCTTTGCAGCAGCTATCGGTGCTGATTTGCCAGTTTGGGAACCTACGGGAAGCATGGTTGTGGATATTGGCGGGGGAACAACAGAAGTGGCGATCATTTCCCTCGGGGGAATTGTAACCAGCCGATCCATTCGGGTGGCAGGAGACGAAATGGATGAAGCGATCATTCAGTACATTAAGAAGATGTATAATTTAATGATTGGGGAACGAACTGCGGAGACCTTAAAAATGGAAATTGGTTCTGCTATTGCTCCTGAGAAAAAGGAGACCATGGATGTCCGCGGACGGGATCTGGTGACTGGTCTGCCTAAAACACTAACCATCAGTTCCAATGAAATTGCTGAAGCGTTAAAGGATACGGTAAACAGTATCATTGATGCCGTAAAAATCACCTTGGAGAAAAGTCCGCCTGAATTGGCGGCTGATATTATGGATAGGGGAATTGTATTAACAGGGGGAGGAGCCCTGCTTCGAAATTTGGACAAGTTGCTCAGTCGCGAGACAGGAATGCCGGTATTGGTTGCTGAAAGTGCATTGGATTGTGTAGCCATAGGAACCGGTCGCGCACTAGAGAATATTCACCTTTTTAAATCAAAGGGAGGCGTCAGCTCCCCCCGTGGAAAAAGATAAACTTACTTTGTGGGAATCAGACGGAACTAAAGAATTCACTAAGGACAGCCTTCGAGTTCGTACTTAAGCATTAAATCTAACGAACGGGAATTCGCCCTCAAACTGACTGCACCTTTGAAATACCCAGATGTTTTTGAGGGCGCCGTTCATTAGACTTAATGCGGATCTTGATTACTTCCTGCACGAACTCGACTAGCGGACGTGTGAATCTTTGATATGAAAATACATGTTCATATCAATTTGTGACCCTTCGGGTCATGGAGGTTTAGTTCCGCATATAAAAGGGTGTTTTGCCGATGAATTTTTTTATGAACAAAAGGTTAGTCATTCTTCTCTTTAGTTTGATCACCCTCGTTATTTTTGTCGGGATCACCTTGGGACTGAGAGAGAAGACGACTTTACCTGAAAAAATGTTGTTGGATACAACATCTATTTTTCAAAGGATATTTTACAAACCCGCTAGCAGCATAGCGGGTTTATTTCAGAATGTAAAAGATATGTATTCCATTTATGAAGAAAATAAGGTTCTGAAGTCTAACCTGGAAAAGTTTGCCCAAGTGTCAGCTGAACTCAACCGATTAAAAGATGAGAATCAGCGTCTTAGGGAAATGCTGGACGCCAAGGAATCGATGTCAGATTATAAATTGCTCGTTGCGGAAGTGATTGCTAGAAGTCCTGATCGTTGGAACAATGTCATTATCATTGATAAAGGATCTAAAAACGGCATTAAAAAAGATATGGCTGTCTTATCTCCCAAAGGATTAATTGGCAGTGTGCAAAGAGTAGCCAATTTTTCCTCTTCTGTTCAGCTGTTAACGGATGTTGAGAGGGGAAGCCAAATTTCTGTAGTGGTTCAGGGGGATCAGTCAGTATTCGGCATTATTGAGGGATATATTTTTGAAGAAGGCCTGCTGGTCATGAGGAAGGTCCCCATTGAATCGCCTCTTAAGCCGGGACAGATGGTGGTCACCTCGGGATTGGGGGGAGTTTTTCCGCCAGGTCTCCTTGTTGGTGAAGTGACTCAGGTCGTCACCGGGGATTACGGATTAACCCAAATGGCCTACGTAAAGCCTGCGGCTGATTTTTATCGCTTAAATGAAGTTTTTGTGGTGGAAAGATCCTTTGTCGTTCCCTCTGATCAGGGGGTCCAACCATGAATCAGATTATTTTTTCCTTGATTTTGCTTGTTCTTTTTATCGTTGAAGGAACGACTTTTCAAGTCTTTTATGCCGATTTAACAGATCTTACCTATGTGATGATTCCCCGGTATGCTTTAACCTTTATTTTATATGCTTCCTTTTATATTGGAAGAATAAGGGGAATGTGGTATGGAATTGCCATAGGTTTTCTTCAGGATATCATTTATGGTGATATTGTAGGAATCTATACCTTTACCATGGGGGTAGTGGCTTATTTTTCCGGTCTTACCTTTAAAATTTTTCACCCAAATGTTCTTCTCATCATCCTTTCCTTGGGAGCCTCTCTTTTCTTTCATGAAGGAATAGCCTATGGGTTATTCTATTTATTTTCACTCACAGACGTAGGATGGAGATGGCAGTTGAGCAATGTGTGGATCCCAACCGTTCTGTTAAATATGGGATTTGGGATATTGGTCCATTATGTGACCCAAAGGTGGATGGTTACATTGGATGGACTAGAAGAAGAGGAGAAGTCATCATAGGGGGCTATAGTAATGGGCAAAAAGACGGAACAGGTAAATTCTCATATACCTCGCCGATTAAACATCATATACATCATAGTCTTTTTTCTCTTTACGATTCTTGTTTTAAGACTTGCTTTTATTCAATTGGTACAGGGAGAAGAGTATTTAAGAACATCGGAAGAAAACAGTACCAAAGTGATCCCCATCCCAGCTCCCCGGGGCTGGATTTTAGATAAAAATGGAGAAGTCCTGGTCAATAATAAGCCTGTATATACGGTTACCTTTCGTGAAGATGAACGAATGAACATAAACAGGAATGAAGTTGCCCAACAGCTTGCTCTCTATTTGGAAGATAAAGACGTTGAAGAGATGATCGCGGAAAACGATAGAGAGGGGATCATTCGTGAATTAAAAAGGTATGGTATGACTGAGGAAGATATTTCTTTAGACATGACCATTGAAGAACTGGGTAATTTGTTGGAAACAAAAAAAATACTTTACGCTATGGTTTCTGGTTATCGCTATATGCCCCATTCTATCAAGGCAGATCTCAGCTGGAGAGAGGTTTCATTAATATCTGAACACAGGGATGAACTTCCCGGTGTGAATGTGGTTGTTGAACCCATGAGGCAGTACAAAAGAGGTGCATTTGCTACCCACCTTCTTGGATATACCAAGCCCATTGATGTTTACAGCAAAGATTATTATGAAGCAAGGGGCTACCGTGTAGACGAGAAGGTGGGGGTTTCCGGCCTTGAAAAATCATATGAAACCCAGCTTCGTGGAAAAGAAGGAAAAATGGAAGCTAAAATCAACAGCCAGGCCAAAATTATTGAAACCAAAGTGATAGAAGCTCCACAGCGTGGCAATGATTTGGTTCTTACGATTGATGCCAATTTCCAGGAGAAAGTAGAGGAGATATTGGCCGATACGGTACAGGAGGTAAAGACAAGAGAAAGAAATCCCCTCCCCGAGGTGGAAGAGGCCATTGCAGTGGCAATGGACCCAAAGACAGGAGCCATTTTGGCGATGGCCAACTTTCCGGACTATGATCTAAACATACAGAACAGCCCTGATTTTGGAAAGCTGTACAATCAGTATGTAAAAGGAAAAGAAAGCAATAAGGCTATACGAGGGGGATTTCCAGCCGCATCTACCGTAAAGCCCTTATCGGTGATGTTGGGACTGCAGGAAAATCTCATTGATGAAAATACAGAGATTTTTGACCCCGGCTGGTATCAGGTAGGGGATATGAAGAAGAAAAACTGGAAGCTCTCTGGTCATGGCAGGGTGAATCCAAGAAAGGCCCTTCAGGTATCAAATAATACGTATATGTACTTTATTGCCATGGAACTGGCCAACTGGCCTGCTTCCCGTTCTGAATATAGGCAGAAATTTAGCGTAATAGATTATTACTTTAGCCAATTTGGTTTAGGAGTAAAGACTGGAATTGATTTGGAAGAGGAATTAACTGGATGGCGTTCCACTACAAAAAATTTGGGGAATTTGGCCGATGCCTTAATTGGGCAGTACAATGCCTATACTCCCATGCAGTTGACTCAATATGTAAGTACCATCGCCAATGGCGGGTACCGGATGAGACCTTATTTGGTTGATGAAATCCGTAGAGCGACTACGCTGCCGGGAGAAAAGGGAGAAGTGTTGTTTAAGAGGGAACCGGAAGTGTTAAACAGAGTGGATATTGACAGCAAATATATAAAATTGGCTCAAGAGGGAATGCGGATGGTTACCCAGCCTGGTGGAACCGCTTATTATACCTTTCTAGGGTTTCCCGTTTCTGTTGCCGCAAAAACCGGGACGGCTCAGACTGGGGTTCCAGGGATGAACAACTCGGTTATCATCGCTTATGCTCCGTTTGAGGACCCTGAAATTGCCCTTGCCGTTGTTGTTCCCAACGGAGGAGGAGGTTCAGATGCCAGCGGTTTAATTGCCAGAAGGATTCTGGAAGCCTATTTCGGCATCAATCAACCATCCGTAAATAATCCATAGCAGTGCTGATCCTTTCTGTCTTCGCTCTGCTTGAATTCCTGCTGAGGAGCATTTCTGTCCGGGAAGGCTTTCTGGTTCGGCGCATCGGGAACATCTGGGCAACTCAATGTGGTGAGACTACCCGATGCTTTTTCCTCACCAGAAATCCTTACCTGGGCAGGAATTCAAAATCGCTCAGACAGAAAGGATAAGTCCCTTCAGTAGAGTAACTCAAGGGTGAAAGTTGTATCCTTGTGACGCAGACTGGCCCTTCTAACCTAATGGAAATCGTTTTGAGAGGAAAAAACTCCGCGACTGTCTCCCTCTTTGAATGATCCAAGATGTTTTGCGGGGTCCGATCAAAACGATTGAAGTGGACAGAGGAATGCTTCGATGTTGAAGGGAGTCAAGGCAAGGAGCAAAGATACACTTCTAGACTTATTTCAAACATCTAGCAGGAAAATGGTGATTCCTGCCGAATTCATCTTATGGTGGGGTGATCTTTGGACATGATGATAACCAAGCATAAAGTGATGATTAAGGGAACCAAAGATGGCCTGATTTTTATGTTTGATGATAGATGTTCCTTTGAAGATCTGATAGAAGAACTGGCGACCAAAATGGAAAGCAGTTATCAGCAGATTTTAACGGGACCCCTTATTCATGTCACGATTAAATTGGGAAATCGATATATTACGGAAGAACAAGAAGAAGAGATTCGAAGAATCATAGGAATTCAAAAAAATTTAGTCGTTAAACAAGTTGATTCCAATGTGATTAGCAAAGAGGAAGCTTTATTGGAAAAATTAGCATCCCAGATGAAAATTGTCACCCGTACGGTACGATCCGGGCAAGTTCTTCAGCATGAGGGGGATATTTTATTGCTGGCCGATGTAAATCCGGGTGGATGTATCATTAGTACGGGGAATGTTTTTGTGATGGGAAAATTAATGGGTATGGCCCATGCCGGGTACCCCAAAAATATCCATGCGGTTATTGGAGCCTCATATCTGCAGCCTACTCAATTAAGGATTGGACATGTGATCGGAAATCCACTGGAGAACTTGAATGAGCCTGCCATTGAGATGGGGTTTGCGTATATTCAGGATGGGAAATTAACCTTCGAAAAAATTAGGCATCTTCACAAAATAAAACCTGAGCTATATGTACCATTATTTCCTTTATCCAACTGATATAGAGGAGGGGAGTTAAGATTGGGAGAGGCGATCGTTGTAACCTCCGGTAAAGGAGGAGTTGGCAAAACAACCACATCAGCTAATATAGGAACAGCACTAGCCTTATCTGAAAAAAAAGTATGCCTGATCGATACGGATATTGGTTTAAGAAATTTGGATGTTGTGATGGGACTGGAGAACCGCATTATTTTTGATTTGGTTGATGTGGTGGAGGGAACTTGTGAGATAAAACAAGCATTGGTGAAGGATAAACGTTTTGATGCACTATATCTTCTTCCTGCCGCTCAGACAAAGGATAAAAGTGCGGTCAACCCCGAACAGATGGAGAAACTGGTTAATCAATTAAAGATTGATTTTGATTATATTATTATCGATTGTCCTGCGGGAATTGAGCAGGGTTTCAAAAATGCCGTGGCAGGAGCAGATCAGGCCATCGTTGTTACGACACCAGAAAATTCTGCTGTAAGGGATGCAGACCGGATCATTGGTTTATTGGAAAAGGAAGAGATTGCACCACCGAAGCTAGTCATTAACCGGATAAAACCCCACATGGTAAAACGAGGGGAAATGCTGGATGTAGATGAGATTGTTCAGGTCCTAGGAATCGACTTGCTGGGAATTGTTCCTGATGACGAACAGGTGATTAAATCAACCAACTCCGGAGAACCGACGGTACTAAATCCCCAAAGCAGAGCAGCATTGGCCTATCGCAATATTGGACGGAGAATACTGGGGGATGCAGTTCCCCTAATGGTTCTCGATGATCAAAAGGGAATGTTTTCTAAAATGAAAAAATGGTTGGGATTATCTTAAGGGGCC is a window of Microaerobacter geothermalis DNA encoding:
- a CDS encoding Maf family protein — translated: MTEPLRKIILASSSPRRKELLGNLGLQFEVEASDADETISDFLSPSENVMELALRKAKAVSQWKREGIIIGADTIVVLENEILGKPRDQEDAFSMLTRLQGRIHVVYSGVALIDMDNQKEVKGFQSTKVHMVPLGSEEIKRYVATGEPMDKAGSYAIQGMGATLIDWIEGCYFNVVGLPLAFLREELKKLGIRIL
- the mreD gene encoding rod shape-determining protein MreD; the encoded protein is MNQIIFSLILLVLFIVEGTTFQVFYADLTDLTYVMIPRYALTFILYASFYIGRIRGMWYGIAIGFLQDIIYGDIVGIYTFTMGVVAYFSGLTFKIFHPNVLLIILSLGASLFFHEGIAYGLFYLFSLTDVGWRWQLSNVWIPTVLLNMGFGILVHYVTQRWMVTLDGLEEEEKSS
- a CDS encoding prepilin peptidase yields the protein MEILIILFIIFSLFIGSFLNVVALRIPKGESIVYPPSHCPSCNQRLKPWDLFPVFSYIFLKGKCRYCRRPISVLYPLGEIWTAVLFFFAFDRFGFDKELWIALPFLAILSVITVSDLKYQIISNKVVYSGMILFLILRFFIRPLPYIDYILGFFIAGGLLFLIAVITRGGMGGGDIKLMAMIGLVMGWKMALLSFFIASFIGGMIGVMLLLTGTVKRKEPIPFGPFIAIGTAVTYLWGEALLDYYFNIYSLF
- a CDS encoding rod shape-determining protein, which produces MFGSFTRDLGIDLGTANTLVYVKGKGIVVREPSVVAIRTDTNNIEAVGNAAKNMIGRTPGNIVAVRPMKDGVIADFDTTATMMKYFIRQAQKNKGIFTRRPHVMVCVPSGITAVEKRAVEDATKQAGAREAYTIEEPFAAAIGADLPVWEPTGSMVVDIGGGTTEVAIISLGGIVTSRSIRVAGDEMDEAIIQYIKKMYNLMIGERTAETLKMEIGSAIAPEKKETMDVRGRDLVTGLPKTLTISSNEIAEALKDTVNSIIDAVKITLEKSPPELAADIMDRGIVLTGGGALLRNLDKLLSRETGMPVLVAESALDCVAIGTGRALENIHLFKSKGGVSSPRGKR
- the pilM gene encoding type IV pilus biogenesis protein PilM — translated: MGLFNKFPSFLGLEFKDDMVKIIELVHQKKGYQLRKAVYSPLSNGLIQNGHIHDMDGLRKMIKPLIKGEKFKSKKAVLALKSEQIMLRTLKLPKLPKKELEKVILLELENNIQLPFSDPVFDYISLPHQNSEGTEQELLLVIAPGSVVRQYVQLSKLLGLKPICVDVHSLAILRLMKWIRKELPTTFMSVNVGHHGVDVSIYHQGILRLTRNISLSSSDYLIKSPAITDAFSAIHYLENSDGLKSYAQDLGHEIERVMNFYLFTLNNRDQNLDEIVLCGEAPNISLLGEYLSTRLQVPVQVEDWTGYIENQTDMDIKDMSVFSVPIGLGMKEVSR
- a CDS encoding prepilin-type N-terminal cleavage/methylation domain-containing protein, whose amino-acid sequence is MNFLRKKVNFLRNQRGVTLIELLAVVVILGIIAAIAAPNIIDSFDDAKANTDATTEEIIINAAKRLIMDNDGFNAVDDDPNFDEDADNNPANTLVISMNTLVTNGYLDEVPESQVDGTAYSNITVVRSGNQYTYTVN
- the mreC gene encoding rod shape-determining protein MreC; the encoded protein is MNKRLVILLFSLITLVIFVGITLGLREKTTLPEKMLLDTTSIFQRIFYKPASSIAGLFQNVKDMYSIYEENKVLKSNLEKFAQVSAELNRLKDENQRLREMLDAKESMSDYKLLVAEVIARSPDRWNNVIIIDKGSKNGIKKDMAVLSPKGLIGSVQRVANFSSSVQLLTDVERGSQISVVVQGDQSVFGIIEGYIFEEGLLVMRKVPIESPLKPGQMVVTSGLGGVFPPGLLVGEVTQVVTGDYGLTQMAYVKPAADFYRLNEVFVVERSFVVPSDQGVQP
- the radC gene encoding RadC family protein, which translates into the protein MIRDVPVEERPRERLMEKGPEALSNAELIAILLRTGSNNQSAISLAQQILEEREGLRGLAEMSFHDLTQWKGVGPAKAVQVVAGIELGKRLAKALPESRYTIRSPHDAAQYMMDELRFAQQEHFVVLFLNTKNQVIGKKIVFIGSLNASIVHPREVFREAIRRSSASLICLHNHPSGDPTPSREDIQVTKRLKEAGEIMGIELLDHIVIGDGNFISLKEKGYI